Proteins encoded within one genomic window of Pseudalkalibacillus sp. SCS-8:
- a CDS encoding acyltransferase gives MRKTKRYPVEGSNALWQIYRTVPFLKVLRNFIVIQIARYTPIIPVKNWLYRTFLGMKVGDQTAFALMVMVDIMFPEKISVGRNTIIGYNTTILTHEYLIKEYRLGNVNIGDEVMIGANSMILPGVTIGDGAIVSAGSLVHKDVEAGAFVGGNPMSVIYTKDEMDKRKQMTNSDDI, from the coding sequence ATGCGGAAGACCAAGCGCTATCCTGTCGAAGGAAGCAATGCGCTATGGCAAATCTATCGAACCGTCCCTTTTCTCAAGGTGCTGCGGAATTTCATCGTCATTCAAATCGCACGCTACACACCAATCATTCCGGTGAAAAACTGGCTTTATCGCACTTTTTTAGGGATGAAGGTGGGTGACCAGACCGCGTTCGCCCTGATGGTGATGGTGGATATCATGTTTCCGGAGAAGATTTCTGTCGGGCGGAACACGATCATCGGATATAATACGACGATATTGACGCATGAATATTTGATTAAAGAGTACCGTCTTGGTAATGTGAATATTGGTGATGAAGTCATGATCGGTGCCAACAGCATGATTTTACCCGGTGTGACGATTGGGGACGGTGCAATCGTGTCTGCAGGTTCTCTCGTCCATAAGGATGTCGAAGCAGGTGCCTTCGTCGGAGGTAATCCGATGAGCGTCATCTATACGAAAGATGAGATGGACAAGCGTAAACAAATGACGAATTCTGACGATATATAG
- the lgt gene encoding prolipoprotein diacylglyceryl transferase, translated as MVSQIQPLDRVALDLGPLTIYWYGLIIGFGAILGLWIAVRESKRLGINSETFVDLVMIAVPVAIISARIYYVAFEWSYYKNHLGEILKIWEGGIAIHGALIGSFLTAYVFSKMKDLSFWKLADIAAPSIILGQAIGRWGNFMNQEAHGGEVSRAFLEGLYLPDWIINQMYIEGAYYHPTFLYESVWNIIGFAILIGLRKVNLRRGELFLTYVIYYSIGRFFIEGLRTDSLMLTESLRMAQVISIALIVVSLIVMLYRRKAGLADKRYLDL; from the coding sequence ATGGTTTCACAAATACAGCCTTTAGATCGAGTAGCGCTTGATTTAGGACCGTTGACCATATACTGGTATGGGCTTATTATAGGATTTGGAGCGATACTCGGATTATGGATCGCCGTAAGGGAATCGAAGAGATTAGGAATCAATTCTGAAACCTTCGTGGACCTTGTTATGATTGCTGTACCTGTCGCGATTATTTCAGCGCGCATCTATTATGTTGCGTTTGAATGGTCGTACTATAAAAATCACCTTGGTGAAATCTTGAAGATTTGGGAAGGCGGCATCGCCATACATGGAGCGTTGATCGGTTCATTTTTGACAGCTTACGTGTTTTCAAAAATGAAAGATTTGTCATTTTGGAAGCTTGCTGACATCGCAGCACCAAGCATCATCCTTGGGCAAGCGATCGGACGATGGGGGAACTTCATGAACCAGGAAGCCCATGGCGGTGAAGTCAGTCGTGCCTTTTTAGAAGGCTTGTATCTACCAGATTGGATCATCAACCAGATGTATATCGAGGGTGCTTATTATCACCCGACGTTTTTATATGAATCGGTTTGGAACATCATCGGTTTCGCCATTCTGATTGGTTTGAGAAAAGTGAATCTCAGACGTGGTGAACTGTTCTTGACTTATGTGATCTATTATTCCATCGGCCGCTTTTTCATAGAAGGCTTGCGGACAGATAGCCTGATGCTGACGGAAAGCTTGAGGATGGCTCAAGTGATTTCGATTGCGTTGATTGTCGTCAGCCTCATCGTCATGCTTTATCGCCGTAAAGCTGGTCTGGCGGATAAACGTTACCTCGACTTGTAA
- the hprK gene encoding HPr(Ser) kinase/phosphatase produces MANIHIKDLIKEFDLELVHGEEGIHRAITTSDISRPGLEMAGYFAYYPAERLQLLGKTELSFVNGLDQRIRRERLRKLCTNETPGIVISRGWEVPSELAEAAEEKNIPILRSPMTTTRLSSRLTNYLESKLAPSTAVHGVLVDIYGIGVLITGASGVGKSETALELVKRGHRLVADDSVEIRQEDEKTLVGSAPELIKHLLEIRGLGIINVMTLFGAGAIRNFKKIALVINLEIWDSKKTYDRLGLDEETMTIIDCELPRLTVPVRPGRNLAIIIEVAAMNFRLKKMGVNAAQQFSDKLNHVIDTPDYDDF; encoded by the coding sequence ATGGCGAATATACATATTAAAGATTTGATTAAGGAATTCGACCTTGAACTCGTCCATGGTGAAGAAGGCATTCATAGGGCGATCACGACTAGTGATATCTCGAGACCCGGTCTTGAAATGGCCGGTTATTTTGCGTACTATCCAGCTGAGCGGCTCCAGCTGTTAGGGAAGACAGAGCTTTCATTCGTGAACGGTTTGGATCAACGGATACGGAGAGAACGGCTTCGAAAGCTATGTACGAATGAAACGCCAGGAATCGTTATATCAAGGGGCTGGGAGGTCCCATCTGAGTTGGCGGAGGCTGCAGAGGAAAAGAACATCCCGATTCTGCGATCTCCAATGACAACGACCCGTCTGAGCAGTCGGCTGACAAATTACCTTGAAAGCAAGCTCGCTCCGAGCACAGCGGTTCATGGCGTACTCGTCGATATTTACGGTATTGGGGTGCTTATTACAGGTGCGAGTGGTGTCGGTAAAAGTGAAACAGCTCTGGAGCTTGTAAAGAGAGGGCACCGTCTAGTTGCCGATGATTCAGTGGAAATCAGGCAGGAGGATGAAAAGACTCTTGTCGGGAGTGCGCCAGAACTGATCAAGCACCTCCTTGAAATCAGAGGTCTTGGAATCATCAACGTCATGACCTTGTTTGGAGCTGGTGCGATCCGGAACTTCAAAAAGATCGCATTGGTCATCAATTTGGAGATTTGGGATTCGAAAAAGACGTACGATCGTCTCGGTCTTGATGAGGAAACGATGACGATCATCGACTGTGAGCTACCGCGTCTCACTGTTCCTGTCCGACCTGGACGGAACCTGGCGATCATCATTGAAGTGGCAGCCATGAACTTCCGTTTGAAGAAGATGGGCGTAAACGCGGCACAGCAGTTTTCCGATAAATTGAACCATGTCATAGACACGCCTGATTACGACGACTTTTAG
- the ppaX gene encoding pyrophosphatase PpaX: MKVDTILFDLDGTLINTNELIIASFSHTLEHFQPNRYTREDIISFIGQPLVDSFKEVDESSVSEMVKMYKEHNLAHHEEYVHAFEGVVETVKTLHEKGFKLGIVTTKMRDAVELGLEITGLSEYFTTIVTLDDVERAKPDKEPITRALQNLQSDESSAIMVGDSRYDIEAGKNAGTLTAAVAWTVKGRESLERLQPDYMLETMLDLLNVLEVEVNV; encoded by the coding sequence ATGAAAGTTGATACAATTTTATTTGATTTGGATGGAACGCTGATCAACACGAATGAGTTGATCATAGCGTCCTTCTCTCATACGTTGGAGCATTTCCAACCAAACCGCTACACAAGAGAGGATATTATCTCGTTCATCGGTCAGCCTCTCGTTGATAGTTTTAAAGAGGTCGATGAAAGTTCGGTATCTGAAATGGTTAAGATGTATAAAGAACATAATCTTGCCCATCATGAAGAATACGTACACGCCTTTGAAGGTGTTGTCGAAACCGTCAAAACCTTGCACGAAAAAGGGTTCAAGCTAGGTATCGTAACAACAAAAATGCGTGACGCAGTCGAACTTGGTTTAGAGATTACCGGATTAAGTGAGTACTTCACGACAATCGTGACGCTTGATGATGTCGAGCGTGCAAAACCGGACAAAGAGCCGATTACTCGAGCCCTGCAAAATCTTCAGTCGGATGAATCCTCTGCGATCATGGTAGGAGACAGCCGTTATGATATCGAGGCGGGGAAAAATGCTGGTACGTTGACAGCTGCGGTCGCTTGGACCGTCAAAGGACGGGAATCGCTGGAGCGTCTGCAGCCGGATTACATGCTGGAAACGATGCTGGACTTGCTGAACGTATTAGAGGTAGAGGTGAACGTATAA
- a CDS encoding nucleoside recognition domain-containing protein has protein sequence MKTLKQGLRVGLNTTWELGKIIFPITLLVTILGQTPVMGWLVKIAEPLMKWIGLSGEAALPLVIGNFLNLYAGIGAILSLDLTVKEVFILAVMLSFSHNLLIESTVATKAGIKMWIVLVVRLGLAFSSALMISWFWDGGSERAVYGLISQSEENVSGFWNILWLGLEKGLIGVLQLAAIVIPLMIFIQIMKDLNWLTVFSRWMSPITRSLGMKSNTSTTLAAGIVFGLAYGAGVMMQAVKEDGVEKKDLYLAFIFLVSCHAVIEDTLIFIPLGIPVWPLLVIRLIVAILLTMIVAIVWNRIDERKAYRHRKEAKYES, from the coding sequence GTGAAAACACTGAAGCAAGGCTTGAGAGTAGGTTTGAACACGACCTGGGAGCTTGGTAAGATCATTTTTCCCATTACCCTTCTCGTAACGATATTAGGGCAAACGCCGGTCATGGGCTGGCTCGTAAAAATTGCAGAGCCACTCATGAAGTGGATTGGCTTGTCCGGAGAAGCTGCTCTACCGCTTGTTATCGGGAATTTCTTGAACCTGTATGCGGGCATCGGGGCGATTCTCAGCCTGGATTTGACGGTAAAAGAAGTCTTTATCCTCGCGGTCATGCTCTCTTTTTCTCATAATTTATTAATTGAATCGACGGTTGCGACGAAAGCAGGCATCAAGATGTGGATCGTGCTTGTTGTACGTCTAGGGCTAGCGTTCAGTTCAGCCTTGATGATTTCGTGGTTCTGGGACGGCGGTTCAGAGCGCGCGGTGTATGGGTTGATTTCACAATCGGAAGAGAACGTTTCAGGTTTCTGGAACATCCTATGGCTCGGTTTAGAAAAAGGGTTGATCGGAGTGCTGCAGCTTGCTGCGATTGTCATCCCGCTCATGATCTTCATCCAGATCATGAAAGACTTGAACTGGTTGACGGTCTTTTCACGCTGGATGTCACCGATCACCCGCTCGCTCGGCATGAAGTCCAATACCTCGACGACACTAGCAGCTGGTATTGTGTTCGGTCTCGCTTATGGGGCTGGCGTCATGATGCAGGCTGTGAAGGAGGATGGCGTTGAGAAGAAGGATTTGTATCTCGCGTTTATCTTTCTCGTATCCTGTCACGCGGTCATTGAAGATACGCTCATCTTCATCCCGCTCGGTATTCCGGTATGGCCGCTACTCGTCATCCGGTTGATCGTCGCAATTCTCTTGACGATGATCGTCGCGATCGTCTGGAACCGTATTGATGAAAGAAAAGCTTATCGCCATCGAAAGGAAGCCAAGTATGAAAGTTGA
- the hisF gene encoding imidazole glycerol phosphate synthase subunit HisF → MLTKRIIPCLDVKDGRVVKGVQFVNIIDAGDPVELARLYDEQGADELVFLDISASNEKRNVIIDVVERVAAELAIPFTVGGGINALEDIKKVLRAGADKVSLNTAAVKNPELVTLGSQYFGSQCIVVAIDARYDEELGSWRVYTNGGQRPTDWEVIDWAQEAVRRGAGEILLTSMDRDGEKSGFHLDLTKKVRDAVTVPVIASGGAGAAEHFYDVFTEADADAALAASIFHYKETSISAVKEELSKRGVHVR, encoded by the coding sequence ATGCTGACAAAACGTATCATTCCATGCTTGGACGTAAAAGATGGACGAGTTGTGAAAGGCGTACAATTTGTCAATATCATCGATGCCGGAGACCCAGTCGAGCTTGCTCGGCTCTATGATGAGCAAGGAGCTGATGAGCTCGTATTCCTCGATATTTCGGCGTCCAACGAAAAGCGAAATGTCATCATCGACGTGGTAGAAAGGGTTGCAGCTGAATTGGCGATTCCTTTTACAGTCGGTGGTGGGATCAACGCGCTTGAAGACATTAAAAAAGTCCTTCGTGCTGGAGCGGATAAGGTGTCCTTGAACACTGCAGCTGTTAAGAATCCGGAGCTAGTCACGCTCGGTTCACAGTATTTTGGTTCCCAGTGTATCGTCGTTGCAATCGATGCGAGATATGATGAAGAACTCGGATCGTGGCGTGTATATACGAATGGCGGCCAACGACCTACGGATTGGGAAGTCATCGATTGGGCGCAGGAAGCCGTTAGACGAGGGGCAGGCGAAATCCTGCTTACGAGTATGGACCGGGATGGGGAGAAGTCCGGATTCCATCTGGATTTGACGAAAAAGGTCCGTGATGCTGTGACAGTTCCAGTCATCGCTTCAGGGGGAGCAGGTGCGGCTGAGCATTTTTATGATGTTTTTACAGAAGCTGATGCAGATGCAGCTCTCGCGGCTTCGATCTTCCACTATAAAGAAACCTCGATCTCGGCTGTAAAAGAAGAACTTAGTAAACGAGGGGTGCATGTCCGATGA
- the hisG gene encoding ATP phosphoribosyltransferase, translated as MTSTPLTIAMPKGRIFEEAVQMLRNAGYDLPPEFEDSRKLIIEIEEENLRFILAKPMDVPTYVEHGVADVGIAGKDVMLEEKRDVYEVLDLGISRCHLAVAGLPGTEMDTVAPKVASKYPNVASSYFRSQGKQVEIVKLNGSIELAPMIGLADRIVDIVSTGRTLKENGLVETEKIMEITSRFIVNPVSYRVKSNVIDQMVERLEKVIEGKEVVR; from the coding sequence ATGACTTCAACACCATTGACGATTGCGATGCCGAAGGGCAGGATTTTTGAAGAAGCTGTCCAGATGCTTCGGAATGCTGGCTACGATCTTCCTCCAGAGTTTGAGGATTCGAGGAAATTGATTATTGAAATCGAGGAAGAGAACTTACGCTTCATCCTCGCAAAACCGATGGATGTGCCGACGTATGTGGAACATGGGGTGGCGGATGTCGGTATCGCAGGGAAAGATGTGATGCTTGAGGAAAAGCGAGATGTTTATGAAGTCCTCGATCTCGGCATTTCCAGGTGTCATCTGGCAGTAGCCGGACTTCCTGGGACGGAAATGGATACAGTAGCTCCTAAAGTTGCTTCCAAGTACCCGAACGTTGCTTCAAGCTACTTCAGGAGCCAAGGAAAACAAGTAGAAATCGTGAAGCTGAACGGTTCAATTGAGTTAGCTCCGATGATCGGGTTGGCAGATCGGATTGTCGATATCGTATCGACAGGTCGTACATTAAAAGAAAACGGGCTTGTCGAAACGGAAAAAATCATGGAGATCACCTCTCGTTTTATCGTGAATCCTGTCAGTTATCGCGTGAAATCCAACGTTATCGATCAGATGGTTGAACGTTTGGAGAAGGTCATTGAAGGAAAGGAAGTCGTTCGATGA
- the hisA gene encoding 1-(5-phosphoribosyl)-5-[(5-phosphoribosylamino)methylideneamino]imidazole-4-carboxamide isomerase, whose protein sequence is MKRFELYPAIDMRGGKCVRLFQGDYDQETVYGDSPFEMAKMFADQGATWIHMVDLDGAKTAEKVNHEHVLRVAAELDVKVQIGGGIRTEEDIAFYLEKGVDRVILGSVAVKNPVFTKEMLKKYGEQIAIGLDARDGYVATEGWLDKSEVKATTLAKEMAEAGAKHFIFTDISRDGTLEGPNIEAIAELARVSGADVIASGGVSSLDDLIALADRQDEGIEGAIIGKALYAERFTLSEALGKVGQ, encoded by the coding sequence ATGAAGCGCTTTGAACTGTATCCAGCCATTGATATGCGGGGCGGAAAATGCGTCCGATTGTTTCAAGGAGACTATGACCAAGAGACCGTTTATGGCGATTCACCGTTTGAAATGGCGAAAATGTTTGCTGATCAAGGTGCCACCTGGATCCATATGGTCGATCTGGATGGTGCGAAAACGGCTGAAAAAGTGAACCATGAACACGTCCTGCGCGTTGCAGCTGAATTGGATGTGAAGGTCCAGATCGGCGGTGGAATCCGTACGGAAGAAGACATCGCTTTTTATTTGGAAAAAGGTGTTGATCGGGTCATTTTAGGTAGCGTCGCGGTTAAGAATCCAGTCTTTACGAAGGAAATGCTGAAAAAATATGGTGAGCAGATCGCCATCGGTTTGGATGCCAGAGACGGTTATGTCGCCACGGAAGGCTGGCTCGATAAATCGGAGGTGAAAGCGACCACCCTGGCAAAAGAGATGGCAGAGGCAGGTGCGAAACATTTCATCTTCACGGATATTTCACGTGACGGGACGCTCGAGGGACCGAACATTGAAGCAATCGCTGAGCTTGCCCGAGTGTCTGGAGCGGATGTCATTGCTTCCGGTGGCGTAAGTTCATTGGACGATCTGATTGCTTTGGCGGATAGACAGGACGAGGGGATTGAAGGTGCAATCATCGGGAAAGCATTATACGCAGAACGGTTCACCCTTTCAGAAGCCCTCGGGAAAGTAGGTCAATAA
- the hisH gene encoding imidazole glycerol phosphate synthase subunit HisH, with amino-acid sequence MIGIIDYGMGNLHSVQNALRRLGVDHFLSEDKTELAEADALLLPGVGAFKDAMQALRKDGMDDFIKQSVKEGKPLLGICLGMQLLFDESEENGLTEGLHLLPGRVVRFPGVTVKGETYKVPHMGWNQMIIRQPDALVLKDLSSDYVYFVHSYFVKTEDPSVLLATADYYEDVPAVVGRGNVFGAQFHPEKSSLAGLDILKNFAAYIEGRKTHEAL; translated from the coding sequence ATGATTGGCATCATTGATTATGGAATGGGGAATCTCCACTCTGTCCAAAATGCCCTCCGCAGGCTCGGAGTGGACCATTTCCTCTCTGAAGATAAAACCGAATTAGCTGAGGCGGACGCTCTTCTGCTCCCGGGGGTCGGGGCTTTCAAGGACGCGATGCAGGCGTTACGTAAGGATGGAATGGACGATTTCATCAAACAATCGGTCAAGGAAGGGAAGCCGCTTCTCGGCATATGTCTCGGTATGCAGCTCTTATTTGATGAGAGTGAAGAAAATGGATTGACGGAAGGTCTTCATCTTTTACCAGGGAGGGTCGTCCGTTTTCCTGGTGTGACAGTAAAAGGCGAAACGTATAAGGTGCCGCATATGGGATGGAATCAAATGATTATCCGACAGCCGGATGCGCTCGTTTTAAAGGATTTGAGCTCCGATTATGTGTATTTTGTCCATTCTTATTTTGTGAAAACCGAGGACCCAAGCGTGTTGTTGGCGACGGCAGATTACTATGAGGATGTCCCGGCTGTCGTGGGGAGAGGGAATGTGTTCGGAGCTCAATTCCACCCGGAAAAGAGCAGCCTTGCAGGACTTGATATTTTGAAAAACTTTGCTGCTTACATCGAAGGGAGGAAGACGCATGAAGCGCTTTGA
- the hisD gene encoding histidinol dehydrogenase has product MKIQELRGANLRKSLDQGTEEQREAVLDILGKVKENGDDALIELTKKFDGASIESFRVSDVEIEQAYASLEEEIVTTIREAADNIRDYHKRQVRESWMVSKKDGSVLGQKITPLESVGVYVPGGTAEYPSSVLMGTIPAIVAGVQRVAVVTPPREDGTIPASVLVAANEAGAHDIYKIGGAQAVGALAFGTESIPAVDKIVGPGNIYVALAKREVFGLVGIDMIAGPSEIMIYADETANPVFLAADLLSQAEHDQMATAVLVTTSVKVAEETSKEVIRQLENLPRKEIAEASIISNGVIYVANTEEEAIDAINEMAPEHLELVAHEPFELLGQIKHAGAIFLGKNSAEPVGDYFAGPNHVLPTSGTARFSSPLGVDDFIKKSSIISYGTDALFNDGRKISRLARLEGLEAHARAIDIRLEEN; this is encoded by the coding sequence ATGAAAATACAAGAGCTCAGAGGAGCGAACCTACGGAAATCATTGGACCAGGGAACGGAGGAACAACGGGAAGCGGTTCTCGACATTCTCGGTAAAGTGAAGGAGAACGGGGACGATGCACTCATCGAATTAACGAAAAAATTTGACGGAGCGAGCATTGAATCCTTCAGAGTTTCGGATGTTGAAATCGAACAAGCTTATGCCTCCCTGGAGGAAGAGATTGTCACGACCATACGTGAAGCGGCAGATAACATACGGGATTACCATAAAAGGCAGGTTCGTGAGTCTTGGATGGTGTCGAAAAAGGACGGCAGTGTGCTCGGCCAGAAGATCACGCCCCTCGAATCGGTCGGAGTTTATGTACCAGGCGGCACGGCTGAGTACCCTTCATCTGTTCTGATGGGGACGATTCCAGCCATAGTCGCCGGGGTTCAACGAGTCGCTGTCGTGACACCTCCCCGTGAAGACGGTACGATTCCAGCGAGCGTATTGGTGGCGGCGAATGAGGCCGGTGCTCATGATATTTATAAAATTGGAGGAGCGCAGGCTGTCGGAGCGCTTGCCTTCGGTACAGAGTCGATTCCTGCAGTCGATAAGATCGTCGGACCAGGAAACATATATGTCGCGCTTGCGAAACGGGAAGTGTTCGGTCTTGTCGGAATCGATATGATCGCGGGTCCGAGCGAAATCATGATTTATGCCGATGAAACGGCAAACCCTGTGTTTCTAGCCGCGGATCTTCTCTCTCAAGCGGAGCATGATCAGATGGCAACGGCGGTTCTCGTCACGACGTCTGTGAAGGTTGCAGAAGAGACGTCAAAGGAAGTGATCCGCCAGCTCGAAAACCTACCTCGCAAAGAAATCGCCGAGGCGTCGATCATCAGCAACGGCGTCATCTATGTGGCAAATACAGAAGAAGAAGCGATTGATGCAATCAACGAAATGGCACCGGAACATCTTGAGCTGGTTGCTCATGAGCCATTCGAGCTGTTAGGCCAGATCAAGCATGCTGGAGCGATTTTTCTAGGGAAAAATAGTGCAGAGCCAGTCGGGGACTATTTTGCAGGGCCGAACCATGTCCTTCCGACAAGCGGGACAGCACGGTTCTCCAGTCCGCTAGGCGTCGATGATTTCATCAAGAAATCAAGCATCATTTCGTATGGCACAGATGCCCTTTTCAATGATGGCAGGAAGATTAGTAGACTAGCACGGCTCGAAGGCCTTGAAGCTCATGCAAGAGCGATCGATATCCGATTGGAGGAGAATTAG
- a CDS encoding ATP phosphoribosyltransferase regulatory subunit, translating into MRDTLPTLYEMKSVSRRAMESLVRQWGYHFMQTPTVEYYDTVGEASATLDQQLFKLLDQEGKTLVLRPDMTAPIARVAASSLRDEPLPMRIAYAANVFRAQQQEGGRPAEFEQFGIELIGDGTTSADAEVIALMINTFKVVGLKSYKVAVGHLGYVDALFSEILGTDKRIETLKRFLYEKNYVGYRQHVKELPLSSIDQKRLLDFLHLRGEGIQLDQAEELVFSTRAYEALEELQALQDGLKAFGVSDAISFDLTLVSHMTYYTGVVFEGYAPQLGSPISNGGRYDALFSKFDMEAKATGFGIHLDHLIEAVHPRDEKRFTHCIIYSEKQRDEAIRSCMELRRQGEVVTLQDIKGIDDLDAYTEKFSNVTYYLGKEEEKGR; encoded by the coding sequence ATGCGGGACACGCTTCCTACGTTATATGAAATGAAGTCTGTCAGCAGACGGGCGATGGAAAGCCTCGTCAGACAATGGGGATACCACTTTATGCAGACGCCGACTGTCGAGTATTACGATACGGTAGGAGAAGCATCAGCGACCCTTGACCAGCAATTGTTCAAGCTGCTTGATCAGGAAGGGAAGACGCTCGTCTTACGGCCGGATATGACAGCTCCGATTGCCAGAGTCGCAGCCTCCAGTTTACGGGACGAGCCTTTACCAATGCGTATTGCGTATGCAGCGAATGTGTTCCGAGCGCAACAGCAAGAAGGTGGTCGACCTGCGGAATTTGAGCAATTCGGAATCGAGCTCATCGGCGACGGGACGACGAGTGCAGATGCAGAAGTGATTGCGCTCATGATCAACACCTTCAAGGTCGTCGGCTTGAAATCGTATAAGGTCGCAGTCGGCCATCTCGGCTATGTCGATGCTCTTTTCAGCGAAATCCTTGGTACAGATAAACGGATTGAAACGCTCAAGCGTTTTTTATATGAGAAAAATTATGTCGGTTACAGGCAGCATGTGAAGGAGCTTCCGCTTTCGTCTATTGATCAGAAAAGACTGCTCGACTTTTTGCATCTGAGAGGTGAAGGAATTCAGCTCGATCAAGCGGAGGAGCTCGTATTTTCTACGCGTGCTTATGAAGCGCTTGAAGAGTTGCAAGCCCTGCAGGACGGATTGAAAGCGTTCGGCGTTTCGGATGCAATATCCTTCGACCTCACGCTTGTGAGCCATATGACGTATTATACGGGCGTTGTTTTTGAAGGATATGCACCACAGCTTGGTTCACCGATCAGTAATGGCGGCAGATACGATGCCTTGTTCTCCAAGTTCGATATGGAGGCTAAAGCGACGGGATTCGGCATCCATCTGGATCATTTAATTGAAGCGGTCCATCCTAGAGATGAGAAACGGTTCACACATTGCATCATCTATTCGGAAAAGCAACGGGATGAAGCGATCCGTTCGTGCATGGAGTTACGGCGCCAAGGAGAGGTTGTGACGCTTCAGGATATTAAAGGGATTGACGATCTTGACGCCTATACAGAGAAATTCTCAAATGTTACGTATTATCTCGGAAAAGAGGAGGAGAAAGGACGATGA
- the hisB gene encoding imidazoleglycerol-phosphate dehydratase HisB: MSERTSSISRKTNETQIEMNLDIDGQGKSDLNTPVPFLNHMLDLWTRHGLFDLTIHAAGDVEIDDHHTTEDIGICLGQAFLEALGDKRGIRRYGSALVPMDEALAQVVVDLSNRPHLEWRVDLPSEKVGTFDTELVHEFLWKLALEARMNLHVIVHHGTNTHHIIEAVFKALGRALDEASQIDPRVTGVPSTKGML, translated from the coding sequence ATGTCTGAACGAACATCATCCATCTCTCGTAAAACGAATGAAACGCAAATTGAAATGAACCTCGACATAGATGGGCAGGGAAAGTCTGACCTGAATACGCCTGTTCCATTTTTGAATCATATGCTTGACCTCTGGACGCGCCATGGTCTCTTTGATTTGACGATCCATGCAGCCGGAGACGTAGAAATTGATGACCATCATACAACGGAAGACATCGGGATCTGTTTAGGACAAGCTTTTCTGGAAGCGTTAGGAGACAAACGCGGAATCCGGCGGTATGGAAGTGCGCTCGTACCGATGGACGAAGCACTTGCACAGGTAGTCGTTGATTTGAGTAATCGTCCTCACCTTGAATGGAGAGTCGATCTCCCTTCTGAAAAGGTCGGGACATTCGATACGGAGCTTGTTCACGAATTTTTATGGAAGCTCGCTCTTGAAGCCCGAATGAATCTTCATGTCATCGTCCATCATGGCACGAATACGCACCACATCATTGAAGCGGTTTTCAAAGCGCTTGGACGAGCATTGGATGAAGCTTCCCAAATCGATCCTCGTGTCACCGGGGTTCCATCTACGAAAGGAATGCTCTAG
- the hisIE gene encoding bifunctional phosphoribosyl-AMP cyclohydrolase/phosphoribosyl-ATP diphosphatase HisIE: protein MNLTELRFDEKGLIPAIVQDVQSKEVLTLAYMNEESLKKSLETRETWFYSRSRQELWHKGETSGDTQEIADIRYDCDQDALVVLVDPNGPACHKGTYSCFSDSLIDEDSVDVASDRFAVLSELEKVIAEREKTRPEGSYTTYLFSEGVDKILKKVGEEASEVIIAAKNRDKNELSWETADLLYHVLVLLQEQNVPLDDVLAVLRQRHTKTNEKE, encoded by the coding sequence ATGAATTTGACGGAGCTACGATTTGATGAAAAAGGCTTGATTCCAGCGATCGTGCAGGATGTCCAGAGTAAAGAGGTGCTGACGCTTGCCTATATGAACGAGGAGTCCTTGAAAAAGTCACTCGAGACAAGGGAAACCTGGTTTTATAGTCGTTCTAGACAGGAGCTCTGGCATAAAGGTGAGACGTCCGGTGATACGCAGGAAATTGCTGACATCCGCTATGATTGTGATCAGGATGCGCTAGTCGTCCTTGTCGATCCGAATGGACCAGCCTGTCATAAAGGGACGTATTCTTGTTTTTCTGATTCGCTGATTGATGAGGATTCAGTTGATGTTGCGAGCGATCGGTTTGCAGTCCTCTCTGAACTGGAAAAAGTCATTGCCGAGCGGGAAAAGACGCGTCCTGAAGGATCATATACAACTTACTTGTTCAGTGAAGGCGTCGACAAAATCCTGAAAAAAGTAGGAGAAGAAGCGTCTGAAGTGATTATTGCTGCTAAAAATCGCGATAAAAACGAACTATCATGGGAAACGGCGGATCTCCTCTATCACGTACTCGTCCTCTTGCAGGAGCAAAACGTTCCGTTGGATGACGTGCTAGCCGTATTGAGACAGCGACATACGAAAACGAACGAAAAGGAATGA